The Geminocystis sp. NIES-3708 genomic sequence TAATCAATAATTGTAGTGTCCAATTCTCCATAAATCATAACTTAATTCAGCAATGCCAAAAAATAGTAACCACCGCAAAAAACTTTATAAAACAGATACAATTTCTAATATTTTTCCTACCATTGCTATAGACATTATATCATCTCGGATTTTACCCTCTACCGTCACCTTTAAATCCTTTTTACGGATAGCCTCAGAAGGCTTATATAACTCGTAAGTTTCACCACTTTCACTAATAAGTATCCATACACCAACACCAATATCTTGATATTTAATAATGCCTGTTACCTTAATCATATATTTGTAAATATTGTAGAGAATATACAAATTATAGCAAAGGGCAAAAAAATATAACTTATAATTACTTCTTAGGTTTTTATAATCTCTATAATTAACTCATTTTTCAGATAGCTGATCATAACAATAACAGTAGCCCGATATTGACCCGCTTTTTTTACTTCCTATCCTAGTTGAGAATGCTTGGAGTTGCACTAAATTCACTCAACTTAGTTCCCTTACTCCCTGCTTCGCTATATCTTAGGAAATTCAAGGCTTGGTACTGACTACTGTTATTGATATTACCGAAAACGTAACTCAAACTTACCGTAAACAGCTTATTTAACCTCCATTAATCAACTTTTTTTCCTTACCCAAACTGAGACTTTACAGAGTTGCACTGAACGTCAAACAATCCCTAAGATCTGGTTCAGTTTCATCGCTCCCTTTTTACAAGTTTAGGAAATATGAAACAGAAAACTAACTGCTGTTTCGGTCATCGAAAGACAGATATCACGTATCTTATTCAGCCTTTTCACCTCACTTTTTAAATTAGGATTTATACCAGCTGTTTGGTCTATCGAAAGAAGCTTTTAACTTGCTTCTATACCTATAAGATAACAAGGTTTTTTGTAAAAGGGAAGGCAAATTTACAAAACTTTATATTGTCATTGATTTTGAAAAAATAAAGTTTAAAAATTATCTTTAGTTATCAAGAAAAAACCCTAGATTACTTACTACAAAATAAAAAATTCAATATCTATTACTAAAAATTAATTGTTAAGATTCTGTTATAATTTTACATAAATCGACATTTTTTTCCAATAAACAACAATGACCACTATGAGTAAGAACACTTATTTTTGCTTGAGAAAAAATATTTTTTAATCTTGTTGCTTCTTCTACCGATGGTAATAATTGATCTTCTCCTCCTGCAATGATTAAAACTTCTTTTTCATATTGTTTTAATTTGTGTTGATCTAAAAAAAATTTTTCTAATAAATTAATCCGCCATGATACGATATTTGGGGGTAATAAATTCATAACTCTAAGTAATCTTTGACGTTCTCTTATGCTTAATACTTCTAGTTTTGCTAAAAATGGTAATAACAACAAAGTTGAACCTCGATAAATAAAATCTGGCATGATTTGTGTAATATAAGTACCTAAATTTAACCATGGACGTTGAGAAAAAGCAGAGGCGGAATTAATCAAGATAACCCTAGTAAATATATGAGGAATTTTTTCCATTAATTTCATCGCTAAACAAGCACCAAAAGATTCTCCACATAAATAAACTTCCCTGTTGTCATTAACTTTTAATTGTTGTTGAATTAAATTAATTAATTGTTGGGTTAATTCTTGCCATTCGATACCATGAAGGGGAGGAATTGCCACACAACGCACATCAAAGTTTTGCCAAATCCGAGTTTGATTTTTAAGAAGTTTGCCACTACCATCCATGCCGGGTAAATAAATAAAAAGAGGGTTAGTAGTATTTATGGTTTTAGTTGGTAAAAATATCAAGAGATTAATCAATTTTAAATAAGTTTGTTATATTTCTATTTTATCGACGATAGTTACTATTGAATAAATAACATTAGTGAAATTTGAAGTTTATTTTCTTTTAAGAGTAAAATGTAACAGTAAAAAAATATTATTTTAATTATGTTTTCTGGTTTTTGCTTATTTTATCGTCGTCAATATTGGATTAAATCTATCAGCTTTATTTGTATTATTAGTTTGCTATTTATTAGTGGTTGTCAAAATAGTGGTTTAAATTCTGACTCTTCAACAAATAATAAAATAACAAAAATCACCTTTTGGCATGGTATTAATCCTCCTGAAAATAGAGAAATTTTTAATGAATTATTAATTAAATTTAATGCAGAAAATCCGAATATAAAAGTAGAAGCTTTATATATAGGGCAACCTGATGAACAATTACCGAAAATTATCGCGGGGGTAGCTGGAAATCAAACACCTGATGTGCTTTGGTATGTACCGCAACTAACAGGTAAATTAGTAGAATTACAAGCCCTAAAACCATTACAAGAATGGTGGAATAATTCAGAAATAAAAGCAGAAATTGATCCAGCGATGTTGCCGACAATGGAGTTAGATAATAATATTTATTCTGTTCCTTTTGCTACTAATAATACTGCTATGTTTTATCGTCCAAGTTTATTTCAAAAAGCGGGAATTACTAACATACCTAAAACTTGGGATGATTTTAAAGAAGTGGCTAAAAAATTGACTA encodes the following:
- a CDS encoding alpha/beta fold hydrolase, producing MIFLPTKTINTTNPLFIYLPGMDGSGKLLKNQTRIWQNFDVRCVAIPPLHGIEWQELTQQLINLIQQQLKVNDNREVYLCGESFGACLAMKLMEKIPHIFTRVILINSASAFSQRPWLNLGTYITQIMPDFIYRGSTLLLLPFLAKLEVLSIRERQRLLRVMNLLPPNIVSWRINLLEKFFLDQHKLKQYEKEVLIIAGGEDQLLPSVEEATRLKNIFSQAKISVLTHSGHCCLLEKNVDLCKIITES